The sequence AAGACGAAATTTGTTTTCGCAAAGATACGTCCATATCAAGACAAATACAAACCCTAGTACGTGATACCTTCTTAAAGGAAGGGCTACCAGATCAAGAAGTTGACGACTTGGAAAAGCGTACAAAGAATATCTATAAACTCCGAAGTAAGCTAGTGCATGATGGTAAATTACCTGATCAAACCCTAAGTTCGGCACTAAAAGATGCTAAAGAAATTGTACGAGCTGTATTAAAAGCTAAATTTAATGATTTAGCATAATGATTTAGCACATTGTAGTTTGCCTTAAGTTAAAGTAAAGAAATTACAAGTATTGATTAGAGAACGTAGGCTTATATTTTAGATGCCATAGAATAATGTTTTCTTTAGAATTTATCTGGAGTCTTCACCTTGAGTGAGTTGTCCATACATCGCCCAAATCGCCATCGGACGTAAATA is a genomic window of Pseudocalidococcus azoricus BACA0444 containing:
- a CDS encoding HEPN domain-containing protein, whose translation is MAIKDEICFRKDTSISRQIQTLVRDTFLKEGLPDQEVDDLEKRTKNIYKLRSKLVHDGKLPDQTLSSALKDAKEIVRAVLKAKFNDLA